A window of Blautia argi genomic DNA:
TGCAGCCATCAAGGCAGCCACTGTTGTGGCAAAGCCGGGTACCAGCGAGCATCAGATTGGACTGGCCCTTGACATTGTTTCTTCCGAGTATACAAATCTGGACGAAGGTCAAATGGAAACAGAGGATCAGAAGTGGCTCATGGAAAACAGTTGGAAATACGGCTTTATTCTCCGTTATCCGCTGGATAAAAGTGACATTACAGGTGTTATTTTTGAACCCTGGCATTACCGCTATGTAGGAAAAAAGGCAGCAAAGGAAATTACAGAACAGAATCTGACCCTGGAGGAATATCTGGGAGAAGAGCCTGTAGGAGATCCTACAGAAAATATCAAATAAAAAATACAGATAATATAAGAATTGCCCCGGCTGCAGAACACAGAAAAATGTGGAAAACAGCCGGGGCAATTTTAAAATCTGTATTGACATTAAAAATTCTTTTTTCTATAATGGAAAAATAATGGTTAGGGAACTAACAAATTAAATTTCATATACGGAAGGAGTGTAAAACAATGATAAAAACCTTAGCCGGACAGATTAAAGAATTTAAGAAAGCCTCGATTCTGACCCCGGTGTTTATGATACTGGAGGTTTTGTTTGAGATGATGATTCCCCTGCTTATGGCGTCCATTATTGATAATGGCGTGGAAAAGGGAGATATTGGTCATATCTGCAAGGTAGGAATTGCCATGGCTGTGCTGGCTCTGTGCGGTCTGTGGGCAGGTGTTATGGGAGGTAAATACGGCGCCCGGGCGTCTACCGGATTCGCCAGAAACCTGCGAAGAGCCATGTATGAAAACATTCAGAATTTTTCTTTTTCCAATATTGACAAATTCAGCACCGCTGGTCTGATTACCCGTCTGACCACAGATGTCACCAACCTGCAAATGGCGTACCAGATGCTGCTGCGTATGTTTACTCGTGCCCCGGCAAGTCTGATTTGCGCCATGGTTATGGCGTTTACCATTAATGCAAAGCTGGCGAGTATTTATCTGGTGGCGGTTCTGGTACTGGGAACCTGTCTGGTACTGATTATGAGCAGGGCGACGAAGTATTTCCAGCAGGTATTTAAAAAGTATGATGAATTAAATGCCAGTGTACAGGAAAATATTACAGGTATCCGTGTGGTAAAAGCCTATGTAAGAGAAGATTATGAAAACAACAAATTCTTTAAAGCAGCAGAAAACGTATATCGTATGTTCATCAAAGCAGAGAACATTATTGTGGCAAACATGCCTCTTATGATGTTTACCGTATATGCCTGCATTCTGGGGCTGAGCTGGCTTGGCGCCAAGATGATTGTGGTAGGCGGACTCACTACGGGAGAACTGATGAGCCTTCTGACCTATTGCATGAATATTATGATGAGTTTGATGATGCTGTCCATGATTTTCGTTATGGTAACTATGAGTGTGGCATCAGCAGAGCGTGTCACAGAGGTGCTAAATGAAAAAAGTGATATTACCAATCCTGAAAATCCTGTGATGGAAGTAAAAGATGGCAGCATTGTTTTCAATCATGTAAACTTTTCCTATAAGAAGGAAAGCAGCGAGCCGGTGTTAAAGGATATTGATTTACAGATTCATGCAGGAGAAACCATAGGAATTATCGGCGGAACGGGAAGCGCCAAATCCAGTCTGGTAAACCTTATCAGCCGTCTTTATGACGTGAGCGAAGGAAGGGTGCTGGTGGGCGGTATTGATGTCCGCGAATATGATCTGGAGGAGCTTCGTAATCAGGTGGCAGTGGTGCTGCAAAAGAACGTCCTTTTCAGCGGAACGATTTTGGACAACCTGCGCTGGGGCGATAAAAATGCTACAGAAGAAGAGTGTATCCGTGCCTGCCGTCTGGCATGTGCTGATGAATTTATTGAGCGTATGCCGGAGAAATATCACACCTACATAGAACAGGGCGGAAGCAATGTATCAGGTGGACAGAAGCAGAGGCTTTGTATTGCAAGAGCGCTGCTGAAAAAACCGAAAATCCTGGTGCTGGACGATTCTACCAGCGCAGTGGATACTGCCACAGACGCTAAAATCCGCAGAGCCTTTGCAGAGGAGATTCCAAATACCACAAAGTTGATTATTGCACAGCGAATTTCCAGTATCAGGGACGCAGACCGGATTATTGTTATGGACAACGGAGAAGTCAACGGCTTTGGTACCCATGAGGAACTGCTTGCAAATAACGCGATTTACAGGGATGTATACGAATCCCAGACAAAAGGCGGAGGCGGAGATTTTGATGAAGCTTCCAATCAGGGAGGTGAGGCATAATGAAACAAAAGAAAAAAGCAGAGGTGGACAATCCCGGAAAACTGCTTATGCGAATTCTGGGATATGTGGGAAAAACTTATAAGGTACATCTGATTCTGGTAGTCATAGGGATTTTTGTAAGCGTGCTGGCAAATGTCCAGGGAACCATGTTTATGAAAACCATGATTGATGATTATATTGTGCCTCTTCTTCAGGCAGATGTACCGGATTTTCGGCCCTTTGCCATGGCTATTTTACGGGTTGCCTGTCTTTATGCAATTGGAGTTGCCTGTGCTTATGCATACAACAAAATTATGATTTACGTGACACAGGGAACTCTGAAAAATTTAAGAGATGACATGTTTGAAAAGATGGAAAGTCTTCCGGTGAAATATTTTGACACGCACCCCCATGGGGATATTATGTCCGTGTATACCAATGACATTGACACACTGCGCCAGATGATCAGTCAGAGTATGCCTCAGATGCTGTCCAGCATGATAACCATTGTCAGCGTATTTATCAGTATGCTGGTGCTGAACATTCCTCTGACTCTGCTGACGGTCGTTATGCTGGCTCTGATGATAAGCGTCACAAAAAAGATTGCCGCGTTGTCCGGAAAGCACTTTATGGATCAGCAGGTAAATATCGGTAAGCTGAACGGCTACATTGAAGAAATGATGGAAGGTCAGAAGGTAGTAAAGGTTTTCTGTCACGAGGAAGAGGCAATGAAGCAGTTTGATGAGCTGAATAATCAGCTTTTTGAGAGCGCGGATAATGCCAATAAATGTGCCAATTATCTGGGACCTGTCAATGCGCAGCTTGGAAATGTAAACTATGTGGTCTGTGCGGTTGCTGGAGGAATGCTGGCTATCAATGGCATTGGAGGATTTACCCTGGGCGGCCTTGCCAGCTTTCTGACCTTTAATAAGAGCATCGGTATGCCGGTGAATCAGATTAGTCAGCAGTTAAACAGCATTGTTATGGCTCTGGCAGGCGCCAAGCGAATTTTTGACCTTATGGACGAAAAGCCGGAGGAAGACCACGGCTATGTAACTCTGGTAAATGCAAAGTGGGAAAACGGCCAGCTTACCGAGAGTCAGGAGAGAACCGGACACTGGGCATGGAAGCATTACCATAAGGCAGACGATACCACTACTTATGTGGAATTAAAGGGTGATATGGTACTGGACGGTGTGGATTTCGGATATAACGAGGACAAGATTGTTCTGCATGATATTAAGATGTATGCCACACCTGGTCAGAAGATTGCTTTTGTAGGTTCTACCGGGGCGGGAAAAACTACAATTACCAATCTGTTGAATCGTTTTTATGATATTCAGGACGGTAAAATCCGTTATGACGGGATTAATATCAACAAAATCAGAAAAGGGGATCTGCGCCGTTCCATGGGAATTGTCTTGCAGGATACCAACCTGTTTACGGATACGGTTATGGAAAATATCCGTTATGGAAAGCTGGACGCTACAGATGAAGAGGTCATTGCAGCAGCAAAGCTGGCAAATGCAGATGGATTTATCCGCAGGCTGCCGGAGGGCTACAATACCATGCTGACCGGAAACGGAGCCAACTTAAGCCAGGGACAAAGACAGCTTCTTTCCATTGCAAGAGCTGCTGTGGCAGATCCGCCGGTGCTGATTTTGGACGAAGCTACCAGTTCTATTGATACCAGAACAGAACGTCTGGTGCAGGAAGGCATGGACCGCTTAATGGAGGGCAGAACCACCTTTGTCATTGCCCACAGACTTTCTACAGTCCGAAACAGCGACTGTATTATGGTACTGGAGCAGGGAAGAATCATAGAACGCGGCTCTCACGAAGAGCTTATGGCGGAAAAAGGCAAGTATTATCAGCTTTATACGGGAAATAGTGTGGGCGCATAAAATGTAGCAGGTTGGCAGGCAACGGAAAAATCAACCATGAGAAGGGAATGTTTAGTGCTGCGGCATAAACATTCCCTTTTTTACAATCTTTATTCTTTCTCCTGTTTTCCTTTTCCGGGTTTAATACTCAAGATGATAAGATAGAAACATCAAGGGAGGGAATGAGAATGTTGCACATGCTATATGCTATCCATGATTTCAAAGAAAGGGCAGAGATTTCTGCCAATTGTTTTGCAAAATTGCACCCGTTTGTATTTTTTCTGAGCGTCTTTATCGGTATGCCGGTTCTGACTTTGGGAGCAGTCTTTCTTTTTTCTTCAGTTCTGGTGGTTCCCATGGCGCTGGTTCTGGGGTGGACATAAAGATTTCTTTATACGGTCTTAATACTGTGTAAATTTTATTTATACAGTTTTTATGCATGACAAGCCATAATTAAGATACCATAAAGATTGTGGAGGAAGAAAAAAACTCATGCGTAAAAAAAGACATTTTACTTCTTTTCAGATAATCAGCCTTGGATTTCTGATTGTGATTCTTACAGGCAGCTTTCTTCTGATGCTGCCCATTTCAACCAATGGGCCGGGAGGGGCTTCTTTTTGGGACTCCCTGTTTACTGCAACCTCAGCTGTCTGTGTGACAGGCCTGGTGCTGCATGACACTGCACAGTACTGGTCCTATTTCGGACAGTTTGTCATTATTACTCTGATTCAGATTGGCGGCATGGGAGTAGTAACCGTATCCATTGCCATTGCCATGCTTTCCGGCAGAAAGATAGGCCTGATGCAGAGAAGTACCATGTGCGAGGCAATTTCTGCCCATCATGTAGGCGGAATTGTGCGAATGACAGGCTTTATTTTAAAAACAACCATGATGATAGAAGTGACAGGGGCAGCAGTAATGTTCCCTGTTTTTTGCCGGGATTTTGGCGTGTTGAAGGGGTTATGGTATTCCCTGTTTCACTCCATTTCCGCTTTTTGCAATGCCGGTTTTGATTTGCTGGGGGTGCGGCAGGAATTTTCCTCTCTGACTACCTATGCGGATAATCCGGTGATTAATCTTACCATTATGGCGCTGATTGTCATTGGCGGTATCGGTTTTTTGACCTGGGACGATATTAAGACCCATAAGTTACATATTAAAAAATACCGAATGCAGAGCAAAGTGATTCTTACAGTCACAAGTCTGCTGATTCTTCTGCCGGCTTTGTATTTCTATTTTGTGGAGTTTTCAGCAGACAAGTGGAGTGATATGAGTCTGTCTGAGCGGATTTTAGGTTCCTTTTTCCAGTCAGTTACCCCCAGAACAGCAGGCTTTAACACCGTAGATTTGACGGCGCTCAGCGAGGCAGGGGTTTTTATTATGATTATATTAATGATTACCGGCGGTTCTCCCGGCTCTACCGCAGGAGGAATCAAGACAACCACCATTGCGGTTTTGTTCTCATCTGCTCTGGCAGTCTTTAAGAGAAAAGGAGAAACCAACTGCTTTCACCGCAGAATTTCAGAAAACACGGTCAACCATATTGCTGATGTATCTGGTGCTGTTTTTAAGTGGGGGAATTGCCATAAGCTGTATAGAAGGAATCCCGATTTTAGACTGTCTTTTTGAAACGGCTTCGGCGATCGGAACCGTGGGGCTGACCCTTGGAATCACAACAGAATTGAGCCTTATCTCAAGATTTATCCTGATTGTCCTGATGTTCTGGGGCAGAGTCGGAGGGCTGACACTGGTCTTTGCCGCAATCTCCAGCAGACACCTTGATGTTTCCAAATTCCCTATGGAGAAAATTACAGTGGGGTAGTGAAGTCGGGGGAAAAATATGCTAATATGGAAGCGATTAAGGAGAGGAGCAGAAGCATGAAAGGAGATTTTGAAACACGGCTGTATCAGGAAGAGGGAAAAAAGAGAAAAGCGGCGGCAGATATTTTTAAGAGTATTCTGGTGCTGGGAATTTCTACTTTTATTAGTTACTTTTTCTCAAAGAGAGGATTCCGGGAAGCGAATATTATTACCGTATATATTCTGGGAGTGCTGATTACGGCTGTTGTGACTTC
This region includes:
- a CDS encoding M15 family metallopeptidase; this encodes MFEAARADGRSPMICSAFRAWDTQVSLYQNKIGRVMNEEGLNEEDAAIKAATVVAKPGTSEHQIGLALDIVSSEYTNLDEGQMETEDQKWLMENSWKYGFILRYPLDKSDITGVIFEPWHYRYVGKKAAKEITEQNLTLEEYLGEEPVGDPTENIK
- a CDS encoding ABC transporter ATP-binding protein yields the protein MIKTLAGQIKEFKKASILTPVFMILEVLFEMMIPLLMASIIDNGVEKGDIGHICKVGIAMAVLALCGLWAGVMGGKYGARASTGFARNLRRAMYENIQNFSFSNIDKFSTAGLITRLTTDVTNLQMAYQMLLRMFTRAPASLICAMVMAFTINAKLASIYLVAVLVLGTCLVLIMSRATKYFQQVFKKYDELNASVQENITGIRVVKAYVREDYENNKFFKAAENVYRMFIKAENIIVANMPLMMFTVYACILGLSWLGAKMIVVGGLTTGELMSLLTYCMNIMMSLMMLSMIFVMVTMSVASAERVTEVLNEKSDITNPENPVMEVKDGSIVFNHVNFSYKKESSEPVLKDIDLQIHAGETIGIIGGTGSAKSSLVNLISRLYDVSEGRVLVGGIDVREYDLEELRNQVAVVLQKNVLFSGTILDNLRWGDKNATEEECIRACRLACADEFIERMPEKYHTYIEQGGSNVSGGQKQRLCIARALLKKPKILVLDDSTSAVDTATDAKIRRAFAEEIPNTTKLIIAQRISSIRDADRIIVMDNGEVNGFGTHEELLANNAIYRDVYESQTKGGGGDFDEASNQGGEA
- a CDS encoding ABC transporter ATP-binding protein, with the translated sequence MKQKKKAEVDNPGKLLMRILGYVGKTYKVHLILVVIGIFVSVLANVQGTMFMKTMIDDYIVPLLQADVPDFRPFAMAILRVACLYAIGVACAYAYNKIMIYVTQGTLKNLRDDMFEKMESLPVKYFDTHPHGDIMSVYTNDIDTLRQMISQSMPQMLSSMITIVSVFISMLVLNIPLTLLTVVMLALMISVTKKIAALSGKHFMDQQVNIGKLNGYIEEMMEGQKVVKVFCHEEEAMKQFDELNNQLFESADNANKCANYLGPVNAQLGNVNYVVCAVAGGMLAINGIGGFTLGGLASFLTFNKSIGMPVNQISQQLNSIVMALAGAKRIFDLMDEKPEEDHGYVTLVNAKWENGQLTESQERTGHWAWKHYHKADDTTTYVELKGDMVLDGVDFGYNEDKIVLHDIKMYATPGQKIAFVGSTGAGKTTITNLLNRFYDIQDGKIRYDGININKIRKGDLRRSMGIVLQDTNLFTDTVMENIRYGKLDATDEEVIAAAKLANADGFIRRLPEGYNTMLTGNGANLSQGQRQLLSIARAAVADPPVLILDEATSSIDTRTERLVQEGMDRLMEGRTTFVIAHRLSTVRNSDCIMVLEQGRIIERGSHEELMAEKGKYYQLYTGNSVGA